The DNA sequence AGCATTTAAAAATATTAAAATATTCTGGATTGATACTCAGTGAGAAGAAAGGCCAATACGTATATTATAGTTTGAACACTTCTGTTTTAGACGATTTATTATCTTGGATAATGGGCTTAAAATAATAATTAGGATGTGAATATAAAATGTTAGATACTATTAAAAATAATAAGATGGGATTGATTATTTGGGTTATATCACTATTGACATGGGTTCTATCTTTAGCATTTCTTCCAAATAATATTGCTATGCAATATCACGATAATGGAACAATTAGTTGGTCAATCAACAAATACTTAGGTGCTTTGATCTTTATGGCTATAATATCTTTCATATATATCTACTATATGATTTTACCTGTTATTGATCCTAAAAAAGCAAACTATAGAAATTTCAATACTACTTATTCATTAATAATATCTACTATCTTAATACTCGTATATTTTGCCGAAGTCTTAATCATACTCTCAAATTTTGGCATCACTTTTAATAGTAAATTAATTCTTAATTTGGTGTTAGCTTTATTATTTCTTATTGTAGGAAATTATTTTCAAAAAATACGTACTAATTGGTTCATTGGTTTTAGAACTCCGTGGACTTTATCAAGTGAAAAAAATTGGAAAAAAACCCATAGATTAGTAGGTAGAATTTATATTCTCTTAGGAATATTATGTTTAATTTTTCCTTTTATGAATATACAAACAAACTGGATCCTTTTAATAACTATAATAATATTTGCAATTATTATCCCTTATATTTACTCATATCTCATTTATAAGCAATATCAAAAATGATAAAAAAATCGAGTACCCACTTTGAGTACTCGATATTTTATACTTAATTAAACGTTGAATCTGAAGTGTACAACGTCACCGTCTTGCATGATATAATCTTTACCTTCTAAGCGCATTTTACCTGCTTCTTTAGCACCTTGTTCACCTTTGTTATCTACAAAGTCTTGGTAGCTTGTAACTTCGGCACGGATGAATCCGCGTTCAAAGTCAGTATGGATGATACCCGCACATTGCGGTGCAGTCATGCCTGTTTTGAATGTCCAAGCACGTACTTCTTGTACACCTGCAGTGAAATATGTCGCAAGTCCTAATAAGTCGTATGTGCTGCGGATTAAACGGTCTAAACCTGGTTCTTCAATACCTAAGTCTTCTAAGAACATTTCTTTATCTTCATCGTCTAATGTCGCGATTTCTTCTTCGATTTTCGCGCTGATTACGATAACTTCTGAGCCTTCGTTATCAGCGTATTCTTTAATTGTTTTAACTTTTTCGTTATCCGCTTCATTCACTTCATCTTCGCCAACATTCGCAATATAAATCATTGGTTTTGAAGTTAAAAGCTGTGCTTGTTTAACGTATTTCGCATCTTCTTCATTGAATTCTAAACTGCGAATCGGATCTCCTGCTTCTAATGCTTCTTTAATACGTTCTAAAATACGTACTTCGTTAACTGCATCTTTGTCTTTTTGACGTGCCATTTTTTCAAGTCTCGGCAAACGTTTGTCGACAGATTCTAAATCCGCAAGTACTAATTCCATATTGATAACTTCGATATCATCTAATGGATCTACACGTCCAGATACGTGTGTCACGTTATCATCATCGAATGCACGCACGACTTGGCAGATTGCATCTACTTCACGAATGTGAGATAAGAATTTATTTCCTAATCCTTCACCTTTAGAGGCACCTTTAACAATCCCTGCGATGTCTGTGAATTCGAAAGTTGTAGGAATTACTTTTTTCGGATTAACGATGTCTGATAGTGCATCTAAACGTGAATCCGGTACTTCTACAATCCCAACGTTAGGATCAATCGTAGCGAATGGGTAGTTCGCCGCAAGTGCACCCGCTTTTGTTATTGCATTAAATAGTGTAGACTTTCCGACGTTTGGTAAGCCTACGATACCAGCTGTTAAAGCCATTAGTCATTCTCCTTCTTTTTCGTATCATTTGATACAAGTATTTTCTTTAATTTCTTATTAAACTCTGTACGAGGCATCATAATACTTCGATTGCAATGTTCGCATTTAATTCTAATATCTGCACCCATACGAATAATTTTAAATCGATTAGCGCCGCAAGCATGCGCCTTTTTCATCTCTACAATATCATTCAGACCATACTGAGCCACCATTTACAATCCTCCATCATTATGAATTCTTATCATTGAGGTTTCTGTCCATCAAACTGCATCATAATCGGAACAGGTGATTTAATTCCCTCTTGATTCAAGAAATTAGCAACCTCTTTACGCAAGATACGTGATCCTGGTACTGCATTATTCGGCGTTGTTTCAGCCGCAATTTTCAAGATGTATGCATTACCTGTTAAATCCTCAATACCGAGAATTTCAGGTTTTGAGACGAAGACATAGTAGCTTGAATGTAATGTATCCAAGAACTCCTTAAGTTTGCTTTCTACCTTATCGACATCTTCATCCATTGCAATCGGCACTTCTATTAATGCCTTGCCGTTACTGATTGAGAAGTTGGTAATCTCTGACATCACGCTGTTCGGTAAAACTACTAATTCACCTGTATAAGCATGAATGCGTGTTGAACGCAGACCAATGGACTGAACTGTCCCTTCAGTAATAGGAGTCCCGTTCAAGTTAATTTTAACATAATCACCTACATCAAAATGGTTCTCGAATATAATAAAGAAGCCAGTAATGATATCTTTTACAATCGTCTGTGCACCAAAGCCGATAGCTAAACCGACTACACCAGCTCCGGCTAAGAGACCTGTGACACTGATACCGAATTTTCCAAGTATCGTTGTCAGCACAATAAACCATACAACATAACGTACTACGTTTTTTAATAAGGCTGTCAGTGTGACAGAACGTTTTCTGCCATGCGGATTGCGGTTTTGCAATTTAAAGAACTGATCAATTGATTTATTAACAAGGTTGATGATGATAATCGCAACTACAACGTAGATTACAATCATAATCAGCTTGTTCAAGATGTCAGCATAGGTGTCTGGTTTTGTCAGGGGTTCAATAAGTGAATTGAACACACCTTGTAATGTATTCCAAAAGGTATTCAAATAATCGTCCTCCTGTCCTTTAACAACAAATATATATTTTACCATGAATAAAACATAATTTCTTATGATTCACTATTTAATTGTTGTATTAAACGCATGAATTCCTCCTCTGACTTAAACTCAAAGGTAATTTGTCCTTTATTCTTTTTCGTAGTAATCGCGACTTTTGTGCCATAGTGTTCTTGAAGCAGACGTTCTTGTCTTTGAATCATGCGCGGTTTCTTTTGACTAGCTGCTTGTGTTGTCTGCTTTGTATCAGATGTCATTTCAGACAAATATTGTTCTAGATAACGGACACTCCATGATGCTTTCATTGCTTGTTCAGCAACTTGTTTCATCAATGCCTCGTCTTTTAAAATCAATAAAGTTCTGCCGTGTGCACCTGATAACCGACCGTCTTCTACCCATTTTGCGATAGATTCAGGCAAGTTCAGCAATCGCAGCATATTGGCAATATAGGGCCGTGATTTTCCTAGACGCTGTGCGACGTCTTTTTGTGTCAAATGCAGATCATCCATCAGTTTACGGTAGCTTTTCGCTTCTTCTATTGCATTCAAATCTTCACGCTGCAAGTTCTCTATAATCGCCAGTTCCATCATCTCAGCATCTGTCATTGTTTTAACGATAGCCGGAATTTCAGTCTTCCCAGCTTTTTTAGAGGCTCTGAAACGCCGCTCTCCTACAACAATATGATAGCCTTGTACGGTTTTGCGCAAGATGATGGGCTGCAAAACACCATGTTCACGAATTGAAGCCGCAAGATCGTCTAGCTTCAAATCATCAAAATGTTTTCTAGGCTGATACGGATTCGGCCGTATTTTATCTAAAGCTACACTTTCAACTTTGTGTTCTTGCTCATTACTCGAGTCATGCACGTTTCAGTCACCTCGCTTTGTTTTAAATTGAACATTATTAGTCCAAATTCTTATTTTTGTTCCTCTCTTATTGTATGAAAAATAGCGCACGCAATAAAGCAATTTTTCTTGTGAACTCTAAAAACTAGCCCAAAGTATGAGGGTTGAAAATAAAAATTTTCAAAAAATTTTAAATTCCTTTATCCCTTGATACTCTAGGGGTTAACTCGGTTTTTATTTTCAGTATAGACCTACTATTCTGAAAATTCTGTTGACAAACGATTCAGAACCAATATACAATGTGGTCATCAACAAAAAAACAAAACATTTTTCACCAAGAATGACAATTGAATATCGTTTCTAAACACGATAATAAGGAAAGTAGAACTTACACTGCTGGCACAGAGAGCTTCCGTCCGCTGAAAGGAGGCACAGAAAGAAAGTTTGAAAATGGCCTTGGAGTGGTGGTGTCGATATGAGGCATCAACGGGGGCGCCCGTTACAGCGCTACAGTATTAACATTTTTGCATAATGGCGTACTGGAATGACGCATAACGTTATTTTAAAAAATCTTGCAGCGATTGCTGATATATAGATAACGTACCACGGACTTCAGTATCTGCCATGAACAGATTTAGCGTACTGGAAGAGGTTGCTTTAGCAATAAAGCAGCGAATTAAGGTGGTACCGCGAAGCTCAAGCTTTCGTCCTTTACATCCGAATCTTTTTTCGGGTTTAAAGGACGGAAGCTTTTTTTCGTGGTCAGCTTCCCTCCTTAGTTCCAGACCTTCCGCAGCCAAAAGCAATCTCAATAACTAAAGGAGTGTATTTCAATGTCACTATCACCAGAAACAAATTTAATTAAGTACCATCAATTCCCGAACATTGCAGCAGCCAACCCGCCACTTTACGACTCATCGACTTTCCCGACAGCATTGATCGGTTCAGAGGTCCCTTACGATTACGCAAGATCAGGTCATCCGAACAGAGCATTGTTAGAAGAAAAGCTTGCAGCCTTAGAAGATGCCGAGTACGGAATCGCATACAACTCAGGAATCGGCGCAATTTCAGCAGTCTTCTTCTTACTGAAAGCCGGAGACCACTTAATTATTCCTAACGATGTATACGGCGGAACATATCGCCTATGCGAACATGTATTGCCAGGATTTAATATCGAGGTCACAGCTGTTGATACAACCAATCCATTAGAAGTGGAGCAAGCGATTCAAGACAATACGAAATTGATTCACCTTGAAACACCTTCTAACCCATTGTTTAAAGTGACAGATATCCAAGCGATTACAGAAATAGCGAAAGCACATGATGTACTCGTTTCAGTGGATAACACTTTCTTAACACCGTTATCGCAAAAGCCGCTGCATTTAGGTGCAGACATCGTCATCCACAGTGCAACGAAATTCTTAAGCGGCCACAGTGATTTAATCGCCGGTGCAGTAGTTACAAATAATGCGGAAGTTGCGGAATCTTTGAGATTCCTGCAAAACACTTTAGGAAGCGGATTATCAGCTCAAGATAGTTGGACATTAACGAAACATCTTAAAACGCTTTATGTCCGCTGGAATCAATCAGTGAAAAACACTGAAAAAATCGTTGAATTCTTAAGAACACGCCCTGAAATTACTGACGTGTATTACCCAGGAAATGATGACATTAACCAACGCCAAGCTGAAAACGGCGGTGCAGTACTCGGCTTTAGATTAAGCGACCCTGATAAAGTGCCGACATTCGCTAAAGCCTTGAAAATCCCGCAAATCGCAGTCAGCTTAGGCGGCATTCAAACCATCGTATCTCATCCAGCCACAATGTCGCATGCTTCTGTTCCAGAAGATGTGCGCAACGAACGCGGAATAACGTTCGATCTATTGAGACTGAGTGTGGGCTTAGAAGACCCAGACGAGTTGATAGCAGATTTTGAAGCAGCATTGGAGGAAGCATACTATGAGCCGATTTCTACAAACTTTGAGCAACAACGTATTAGTAGCTGACGGTGCAATAGGAACGATTCTCTACTCAGAAGGGATCGATACTTGTCCTGAAGCATATAACCTGACACACCCTAAGAAAATAGAACAAATTCATCGATCTTACATTGAAGCTGGTGCAGATGTGATTCAAACCAATACTTATGGTGCTAACTTCGAAAAACTTCAAGTTTTCGGGTTGGAACACCAAGTGAAAGATATCATTCGTGCCGGCGTAAGAATAGCAAAGCAAGCAGCCAATGAAGACACTTTTATATTAGGAACTGTTGGAGGTTTTAAAGGTGTGAAACAAAATGAATTGTCGCTTTCGACAATCCTTTATCACACTGATATTCAAATTGAAACATTGATAGACGAGGGTGTCGACGCACTCCTCTTTGAAACTTACTATGATTTAAACGAACTCTTGCAAGTGATCAGAGCGACGAAGAAAAAGTATAACATTCCTGTTATCGCACAATTAACCGCTTCTAGCACCAACTACTTGCAAGACGGAACTGAAATTAACGAAGCATTAAAACAAGTGGAAGCTGAAGGTGCAGATGTCATCGGCTTAAACTGCCACCATGGCCCGCACCACATGCAGCAATCTTTCACACATATCGAGATTCCGCAGCACGCGATTCTCTCATGTTATCCGAATGCCAGCCTTCTTGATTTTGAAGACTCAGCCATTCATTACAGCGATAACGCCGCATACTTTGGAAAAATTGCGGAAACCTTAGTGAAAGAAGGCGTCCACTTAATCGGCGGGTGCTGCGGTACCACACCTGAACATATCCGCTTCATCAAACAAGCGGTGAAAGGTTTGAAACCGGCTTTAGAAAAGAAAGTCATCCCGATCAGAAGAAAAAGCAATTACCCTTCTATCCCGGTGCAAAAAGACAATCTGACAACTAAAGTCAAAGCAGGCCCGACAGTTATTGTAGAACTTGATACACCGAAACACTTAGACACAACCAAATTCTTTGCCAATGTCAAAAAGTTAGACAAAGCGAAAATCGACGCGATTACATTAGCAGACAACTCGCTAGCAACCGTTCGTGTCAGCAACATCGCAGCTGCCAGTATTATTAAGCAGAATTACAATATTGAACCGCTCGTGCACATTACCTGCAGAGACAGAAATTTAATCGGTTTACAATCTCACTTGCTCGGCCTATCACTGCTCGGCATCAATGAGATACTCGCGATTACAGGTGACCCATCTAAAGTGGGGCATCTGCCAGGTGCATCGAATGTTTATGATGTAAATTCTAAAGGCTTAGCTGAACTTGCTGTACGTTTCAACGACGGCCTTAACATTGACGGCGGCGCATTGAAAACAAAAACCAACTTCAATATTGCCGGTGCATTCAATCCGAATGTCCGCAAGATGGAAGCAGCAATCAAACGGTTAGATAAGAAAGTCGACAGCGGTATGAATTACTTTATTACACAGCCGGTTTACACGGTCGAACGTATTAAAGAAATCGCTGAAAAGACTGCACATCTCGATACACCGTTCTTTATCGGTATCATGCCGATCACAAGTTATCGAAACGCACAATTCTTACACAATGAAGTGCCTGGCATTTCATTGCCAGATGAAGTATTAGAACAGTTTGAAGCGGTCAAAGATGATAAACAAAAAACCAAAGAATTAAGCTTGCGCATCTGCCGCAAACTTATTGATGAAGTGATACAACACTTTAACGGTCTTTATCTGATTACACCTTTCGAACAAGTAGATTATTCACTCGAACTCTCAACTTATTTTAAAACTCAAACTGAAAAAAACCAGGAGGCAATAATATGACAATTAAAACAGCTAATATCGGATTCCCACGTTTAGGACGCAAAAGAGAATGGAAAAAAGCAATCGAAAGTTACTGGGCAGGCAAAACAAACTATGATGAATTAACAACTACATTAAACGACTTGCACAAAGAAAACTTATTATTACAAAAACACTACAACATCGACAGTGTACCAGTTGGAGATTTCTCATTATATGACCACGTTTTAGACGTATCATTATTATTCAACATCATTCCAGAACGTTTCCAAGGTCAAGAAGTTAATGATGATTTATTATTCGATATCGCACGCGGTACTAAAGAAAACGTAGCAAGTGCTTTAATCAAATGGTTCAACACTAACTACCACTACATCGTACCTGAATGGGACAACGTAGAACCTAAATTAAACCGCAATGTCTTATTAGAACGTTTCGAATTTGCAAAACAATTAAATGTGAATGCACACCCAGTGATCTTAGGTCCTGTAACATTCGTTCAATTATCACGCGGCGGAGAACAATCATTTGAAGAAAAAATCGAAGCATTGCTTCCATTATACAAAGAAGTATTACAATCACTTGTTGATGCAGGTGCTGAATACATCCAAATCGATGAACCTGTATTAGTTACAGATAACGCAAAAGAATTACAAGACGTTACACGTCATGTCTATGACTACTTCGAAAAAGCTGGATTAGCTGACAAATTAGTCATCCAAACTTACTTCGAACATGTTGATTTAGACTTCGTCAACACATTACCAGTTAAAGGTTTCGGTTTAGACTTCGTTCATGACCGCGGCGAAAACTTAAAACAAATCAAAGAAGGCAAATTATCTAAAGATAAAGCTTTATATGCAGGTATTATCGACGGCCGCAACGTATGGGCTGCAGATATCGAAGCGAAAAAAGAATTAATCGAAACATTAGAAAACTATACAGACGAATTAGTCATCCAACCTTCTTCTTCTTTATTACACGTACCTGTTTCATTAGATCATGAAGAATTAGATGAATCTATCGAAGAAGGCTTAAGCTTTGCGACTGAAAAATTAGACGAATTAGACGCTTTAAAACGTGTTATCAACGATAATGACAGCGAAAAATACGATCAATTAAAAGCAGCTTACGAACGCTTCCAAAACCAAGCATTCAAAAACCTTGAATATGACTTTGACAGCGTACGTACACATCGTGAATCAGCATTCCCTGAACGTAAAAAAGTTCAAGATGCACGCTTAAAATTACCAGAATTACCAACAACAACAATCGGATCATTCCCGCAAACTAAAGAAGTTCGTAAAAAACGTGCAGACTGGAAAAACCACCGCATCAGCGATGAAGAATATAACCAATTCTTACGCGATGAAATCGCACGCTGGATTCAAATCCAAGAAGATATCGGCTTAGACGTATTCGTTCATGGTGAATTCGAACGTAACGACATGGTTGAGTTCTTCGGCGAAAGATTACAAGGCTTCTTAGTTACTAAATACGGTTGGGTTCAATCATACGGTTCTCGTGCGGTTAAACCACCAGTTATCTACGGAGACGTTAAATGGACTAAACCAATCACAGTGGAGGAAACAGCTTATGCTCAAAGCTTAACTGACCACCCTGTAAAAGGTATGTTGACTGGTCCAGTTACAATCTTAAACTGGTCATTCGAACGTGTAGACATTCCGCGTCATGAAGTTCAAGATCAAATCGCTTTAGCAATCAACGAAGAAGTATTAGCACTTGAAGATGCTGGTATTAAAATTATCCAAGTAGACGAACCAGCATTACGTGAAGGTTTACCATTACGCTCTGAGTTCCATGAAGAGTACTTAAGCCAAGCATTGCATTCATTCCGCTTAGCTACATCTTCAGTGGCGGATGCGACACAAATTCATACGCATATGTGCTATTCTCAATTCGGCGAAATCATCCATACAATCCACGACTTGGATGCAGATGTTATCTCAATCGAAACATCACGCAGTCATGGTGCTTTAATCAAAGACTTCGAGGATGTAACGTATGATTTAGGTATCGGATTAGGTGTATATGATATCCACAGTCCGCGTATCCCGACTGAAGAAGAAATCACAGTTGCGATTAACCGTGGTTTACAAGAAATCGACCGTTCATTATTCTGGGTTAACCCAGACTGCGGCTTGAAAACACGTAATGAAGATCAAGTAAAAGAAGCATTAACAGTTTTAGTTTCAGCAGTTAAAAAATTAAGAAATAAAGAAGGACAAGAAACAGCGTAATACAAGTTTCAACTTTATAGGCAAAGGCTTGCTAGTGGGAGAGCAGTCTCAAGTACCACTAGTCAGCCAACCTATAAAATAACCGCCATACATTTCAAAAAGCACCAAAAACAAATCAGTCAGTAAGAGGTGTTCAAGATGAGTTATCCTTTATGGGATCAGCTGAAAAGTTTGAAAGAAAATGAATGGGTGGATTTAACACATACATTCGATTCAGACAGTCCACATTTCAGCGCATTAGAAGCAGCATACATTGATACGATCAGTACAGTTAAAGAAAATGGTTATTTTGTACAAAGATGGAGTGTTGCCACACAATATGGTACACACATTGATGCCCCCATCCACTTTGTAGAAAACAGAAGATATTTGCATGAATTAGATTTAAAAGAATTAGTATTGCCATTAATTGTTCTCGACTATTCTAAAGAAGTTGCGGAAAATCCCGATTTCCGTTTAACTAAGCAGCATTTATTAGAATGGGAACAAGCAAACGGCCGTATTGAACCAGATACATTCGTCGCATTCCGCAGTGATTGGTCACACCGCTGGCCGAATGTGGAACAATTTGAGAATAAAGATGCAGAAGGCAATCCCCACGCACCCGGATGGTCACTCGATGCATTGCAATTCTTATTAGAAGAACGCGGCGTACGTTCAGTAGGCCATGAAACATTCGATACAGACGCTTCAGTCGATGTCGCAAAACACGGCGATTTAATCGGTGAACGTTATGTACTGGGACAAGATACGTTCCAAATTGAGTTATTAACTAACTTAGACCGACTCCCTCAAAGAGGCGCAGTCATTTATACCATCAGTCCAAAACCGGCAGATGCACCAGGATTCCCGGTCCGTGCATTTGCGATTACACCAAACAAGCAGTAATGGACCGCGATCATCCATTACACGCTGCCATTATTAAATTTTAAAAACGACTCCTTAAAAGTTATGAGTAAATACAATAAAAAGTTGGCTACGTTGCCCTGGGTCCTCAGGAATTGGGGCAATGAATCGCCACTGTTCTTAAACCCGATAAGAACATTTCTTTTCATAATCCATACTATTTCTAACCCGATACGAAATAGTAAAATTAAAAACCGCCTATTTCCCGATATTAGGCAAACTATACTCCTTTTTTACTACTAAAAAACAAGAGGTACTGAATATAAAGCCGCATTTCCCACCACCCCGTGAGTGCACAGCCTTTATATTCAGTACCTTATTTTGATGCAAAAAATCACCGCTCGCAGATGATAGTCAACAAGCAGTGATTGAATGATTGGTATTATTTAATTGAAAGCAAATACTTATTTAAGCTTTATACATATCACTTAATGATTTTAACCGCTTCGCAGCCTCATCCAACTGTGCATCATCTAATGCAAGAGAGACACGTACGTAATTACGGCCATTTTCTCCAAACGGAATACCTGGAGCAACTAAAATAGATTGATCTTGAAGAAAGAATTCCACAAATTGTTCGCCATCATAACCTTCTGGTGTCGCTAGCCATAAGAAGATACCGCCAGTCATTGGTTCATACGGAATGTTGCCTTCATCTAAGATTTCAGTGAAACGGTCGCGGCGCGCTCTAAAGACTTCACTTTGTTTATCTAAGAAATAATCATAGTTATTGAGCGCAAATGTCGCCGCATCTTGTAAAGCACCAAACATACCTGCATGATGATGGGTATGATATTTCTTAAGTGCCGCAATCACGTCTTTATTGCCGACCGCAAAACCTACACGATAGCCTGACATGTTATAGCCTTTAGACAGCGAATACACTTCAATTGCGACGTCTTTACCGCCTTCTGTCTGCAAGATACTCGGATTCTTATGATCAAAGCCGAATGCCGCATAAGCAAAGTCATGTACTATCTTCGTTTGCGTACCTCTAAACTTTTGAACAACATCTTCAAACACATCTTGTGTCACTGTAGAGCCTGTAGGGTTATTAGGGTAAGTTAAATACACTAACTTAGTCTGACCTAAGACTTCCTCCGGTACTTTATCAAAATCAGGTTGATAGTATGGCGGTTCAAGCTCTAAGGCATAAGGTTTCGCATCCGCAAATAAGACCCCTGCTAAGTAGTCTGTATAACCAGGATCTGGCAGTAAAACATAATCTTCAGGATTCACAATACAGTTAGGCAGACCGACTAACCCGTTTTTAGTACCATATAAGATACAAACTTCATCATCTTTGTCTAATTCAACACCGTATTGGCGCTGATAGAAATCCACAATCGCTTGTTTGAATGTGTCTTTGCCTTGGAATGCGACATACTTTTGGTTTTCTGGCACACGCAGTGCTTTCGCAAACTCATCTACGATACCTTCAGGTGTTTCCCCGTCAGGAATGCCTACGGCCATGTTGATGAGGGGAAGCGGTCCATGTTCTATTTTTCTCCCCATTGTTTTTCCAAAGTAACTGTCCGGAATTTTTGATAATCTTCTTGAAATGACCAAATTACGTCCCTCCTTAAATAATGAAAAAGCTATACGTTACCCCTAAAGGAACATATAGCATAACTATGTATTTCTCACAGTATTGGTAATTGTTTATCACCTCTATTATTGTAAAAATTCTGACATTTGTCAAATCTCTAATAAAAGACTTCTCATGCTTATACACAAGAAGTCTGATAGGTTTTATTCTCTTTCTCCGTCAGCATCATACTTTTCTACTGAACCATCTGAATTTACGATATAAGATCCTGCTAAATCACCGGATTTA is a window from the Staphylococcus sp. IVB6181 genome containing:
- a CDS encoding aminotransferase class I/II-fold pyridoxal phosphate-dependent enzyme is translated as MVISRRLSKIPDSYFGKTMGRKIEHGPLPLINMAVGIPDGETPEGIVDEFAKALRVPENQKYVAFQGKDTFKQAIVDFYQRQYGVELDKDDEVCILYGTKNGLVGLPNCIVNPEDYVLLPDPGYTDYLAGVLFADAKPYALELEPPYYQPDFDKVPEEVLGQTKLVYLTYPNNPTGSTVTQDVFEDVVQKFRGTQTKIVHDFAYAAFGFDHKNPSILQTEGGKDVAIEVYSLSKGYNMSGYRVGFAVGNKDVIAALKKYHTHHHAGMFGALQDAATFALNNYDYFLDKQSEVFRARRDRFTEILDEGNIPYEPMTGGIFLWLATPEGYDGEQFVEFFLQDQSILVAPGIPFGENGRNYVRVSLALDDAQLDEAAKRLKSLSDMYKA
- the metE gene encoding 5-methyltetrahydropteroyltriglutamate--homocysteine S-methyltransferase encodes the protein MTIKTANIGFPRLGRKREWKKAIESYWAGKTNYDELTTTLNDLHKENLLLQKHYNIDSVPVGDFSLYDHVLDVSLLFNIIPERFQGQEVNDDLLFDIARGTKENVASALIKWFNTNYHYIVPEWDNVEPKLNRNVLLERFEFAKQLNVNAHPVILGPVTFVQLSRGGEQSFEEKIEALLPLYKEVLQSLVDAGAEYIQIDEPVLVTDNAKELQDVTRHVYDYFEKAGLADKLVIQTYFEHVDLDFVNTLPVKGFGLDFVHDRGENLKQIKEGKLSKDKALYAGIIDGRNVWAADIEAKKELIETLENYTDELVIQPSSSLLHVPVSLDHEELDESIEEGLSFATEKLDELDALKRVINDNDSEKYDQLKAAYERFQNQAFKNLEYDFDSVRTHRESAFPERKKVQDARLKLPELPTTTIGSFPQTKEVRKKRADWKNHRISDEEYNQFLRDEIARWIQIQEDIGLDVFVHGEFERNDMVEFFGERLQGFLVTKYGWVQSYGSRAVKPPVIYGDVKWTKPITVEETAYAQSLTDHPVKGMLTGPVTILNWSFERVDIPRHEVQDQIALAINEEVLALEDAGIKIIQVDEPALREGLPLRSEFHEEYLSQALHSFRLATSSVADATQIHTHMCYSQFGEIIHTIHDLDADVISIETSRSHGALIKDFEDVTYDLGIGLGVYDIHSPRIPTEEEITVAINRGLQEIDRSLFWVNPDCGLKTRNEDQVKEALTVLVSAVKKLRNKEGQETA
- a CDS encoding cyclase family protein codes for the protein MSYPLWDQLKSLKENEWVDLTHTFDSDSPHFSALEAAYIDTISTVKENGYFVQRWSVATQYGTHIDAPIHFVENRRYLHELDLKELVLPLIVLDYSKEVAENPDFRLTKQHLLEWEQANGRIEPDTFVAFRSDWSHRWPNVEQFENKDAEGNPHAPGWSLDALQFLLEERGVRSVGHETFDTDASVDVAKHGDLIGERYVLGQDTFQIELLTNLDRLPQRGAVIYTISPKPADAPGFPVRAFAITPNKQ